One Ignavibacterium sp. DNA segment encodes these proteins:
- a CDS encoding rhodanese-related sulfurtransferase, whose translation MSKYRIVSFYKYVTIDDPEALAKKHLSWCIENELKGKVYLAKEGINGSIFGNNNKIEKYKNHLSLYPMFSDIWFKETPTDEIAFTKMHVRVKSEIVNSGLESTSLEHTAPKITPEQLLKFYEDKKDFIIVDARNWYESKIGKFKNAITPQITHFREWPKVVESLNQYKDKTIITYCTGGIRCEKASAYMREQGFNNVYQIDGGILNYIQKFPDTYWQGGMFVFDDRRVFEPNTKEELKYTANCHFCGKPTAYHINCHNLDCDKIIVCCHECKIINEYCCSDKCRASSNKRKTFYG comes from the coding sequence ATGAGTAAATACAGGATAGTCTCTTTTTACAAATATGTAACTATTGATGATCCGGAAGCTTTAGCAAAGAAACACCTTTCCTGGTGTATTGAAAACGAACTTAAAGGAAAAGTTTATCTTGCTAAAGAAGGAATTAATGGTTCGATATTTGGTAATAATAACAAAATAGAAAAATATAAAAACCACTTATCCCTCTATCCGATGTTTTCAGACATTTGGTTTAAAGAAACACCAACTGATGAAATAGCTTTTACTAAAATGCACGTCAGAGTAAAATCAGAGATTGTTAATTCAGGGTTAGAAAGCACTTCACTGGAGCATACTGCACCAAAAATTACACCTGAACAATTACTGAAATTTTATGAAGATAAAAAAGATTTTATAATTGTTGATGCACGAAACTGGTACGAAAGCAAGATCGGGAAATTTAAAAATGCTATCACACCACAGATAACTCATTTTAGAGAGTGGCCCAAGGTTGTTGAGTCATTAAATCAATACAAAGACAAAACAATTATTACGTACTGCACCGGCGGTATAAGATGTGAAAAAGCATCAGCGTATATGAGAGAGCAGGGCTTTAATAATGTTTATCAGATTGACGGCGGTATTTTAAACTATATTCAGAAATTTCCAGATACTTACTGGCAAGGCGGTATGTTTGTATTCGATGACAGGAGAGTATTTGAACCAAATACAAAAGAAGAACTTAAATATACAGCAAACTGCCACTTTTGCGGCAAGCCGACAGCATATCATATTAATTGTCATAATCTTGATTGCGATAAAATTATTGTATGCTGCCATGAATGTAAGATTATAAATGAATATTGCTGCAGTGATAAATGCAGGGCAAGTTCAAATAAAAGAAAAACCTTTTATGGATAA
- a CDS encoding DUF2911 domain-containing protein, translating to MKKILFVLSILAVMTLSVYAQGFKTPRPSPDATVSQFVGITKITIDYSSPGVKERVIWGELVPFGQVWRTGANEATTITFSEAVNINGTELPAGTYGIHTIPNKNEWEIIFSKDTKVDDSPAFNPDKEVLRIKVKPESNPFTERMAFTITDVTDNSAIVNLIWEKLKVPFKININTQDLVLQNARNTVDWRTLSSAANYCLQQNINLDEGFNWIQASTLITQNYSNMSLLAQYYAKMNKKSEAISTMEKAIDFGSRLKNPPFDFENMKKLLADWKK from the coding sequence ATGAAAAAAATCTTATTTGTGTTGTCTATACTGGCAGTAATGACACTCTCAGTATATGCACAAGGTTTCAAAACACCACGTCCAAGTCCGGATGCAACTGTTTCTCAGTTTGTGGGTATTACAAAAATTACAATTGATTACAGTTCACCAGGTGTTAAGGAAAGGGTAATCTGGGGCGAACTTGTTCCTTTTGGACAGGTTTGGAGAACTGGTGCAAATGAAGCAACAACAATTACTTTTTCTGAAGCAGTAAATATTAATGGAACTGAGTTACCGGCAGGGACTTACGGTATCCACACAATACCAAATAAAAATGAGTGGGAAATTATTTTTAGCAAAGATACAAAGGTTGATGATAGTCCGGCTTTTAATCCGGATAAAGAAGTATTAAGAATAAAAGTAAAACCCGAATCAAATCCCTTCACTGAACGAATGGCATTTACAATTACTGATGTAACAGATAATTCTGCAATTGTAAATTTGATTTGGGAAAAACTTAAAGTTCCATTTAAAATCAATATCAACACTCAGGATTTAGTTTTGCAAAACGCCCGCAATACCGTTGACTGGCGAACACTTTCATCAGCAGCAAATTACTGTTTGCAGCAAAATATAAATCTTGATGAAGGTTTTAACTGGATTCAGGCATCTACTTTGATTACTCAGAACTATTCTAATATGAGTTTACTGGCACAATATTATGCAAAGATGAATAAGAAATCTGAGGCAATTTCTACAATGGAAAAAGCAATTGATTTCGGCAGCAGATTGAAAAATCCGCCTTTTGATTTTGAAAACATGAAAAAATTATTAGCTGATTGGAAAAAGTAA
- a CDS encoding TonB family protein: MKKIFLLLLLIIIQNNLFAQQDTVKTFFPNGKPEAIVVYNGDQRQGEALFYWENGNLKERRNYVNDKVFGTVTVYYENGKIKELYSIEDGKRDGPAAYYDSLGNVVEDVIFEDGVRKGQEFLLVGEYREEDYQKLLAEWKERQSNKKKDANELNLPPIEDDKINMDDDPAYLLSPEIMPEPIGGMHTIYKRLVYPIEAKKNKIEGTVKVMAFIEKNGEVSSAQVVEGIGYGCDENARLSVYYTRFKPGLQKGKRVKVQMIIPVEFKLDGSKE; this comes from the coding sequence TTGAAAAAGATTTTTCTTCTATTATTATTAATAATTATTCAAAATAATCTGTTTGCTCAGCAGGATACTGTAAAAACGTTTTTCCCAAACGGAAAACCCGAAGCGATTGTGGTTTATAATGGCGATCAGCGGCAGGGAGAAGCTTTATTTTACTGGGAAAACGGTAATCTTAAAGAGAGAAGAAACTATGTGAATGACAAAGTGTTTGGAACGGTTACTGTATATTATGAAAATGGAAAAATAAAGGAACTATATAGTATTGAAGATGGAAAAAGAGATGGACCCGCAGCTTATTATGATTCACTTGGTAATGTAGTCGAAGATGTGATCTTTGAAGATGGAGTAAGAAAAGGACAGGAGTTTTTACTTGTTGGTGAATATCGGGAAGAAGATTATCAGAAACTTTTAGCAGAATGGAAAGAAAGACAAAGCAATAAAAAGAAAGATGCCAACGAACTTAATCTTCCACCCATTGAAGATGATAAGATAAATATGGATGATGATCCTGCATATCTGCTTAGCCCGGAAATTATGCCTGAGCCGATTGGAGGAATGCATACTATTTACAAAAGACTTGTTTATCCAATCGAAGCGAAAAAGAATAAAATAGAAGGCACTGTAAAAGTGATGGCTTTTATTGAAAAGAATGGCGAAGTCTCTTCTGCTCAGGTTGTTGAGGGCATTGGTTATGGTTGTGATGAGAATGCAAGACTATCGGTTTACTACACAAGATTTAAACCCGGGCTGCAAAAAGGCAAAAGAGTTAAAGTTCAGATGATAATACCTGTTGAGTTTAAATTAGATGGTTCAAAGGAATAA
- a CDS encoding 4-phosphoerythronate dehydrogenase has translation MLKIIIDENILFAEKAFSHLGIVETVPGRFISNQLLKNADILIVRSITKVDEGLLRNTNIKFTGTATIGTDHVDLNYLKKNKIAFADAQGCNAFSVAEYVVASLFYLSVKFNFNLKDKSIGIVGVGNVGSKVAHFSESLGMRVFLNDPPLERGGDPRKFVSLNEILKCDIITLHTPLNLSGIDSTLHLINKDKLDKLKENTILINTSRGAVINNNDLIETLRNKKIITVLDVWENEPEVNLELLDRADIATPHIAGYSYEGKANGTIMIYDSLCKFLNVDKQYDFQLPVLQNPVIEINFSTRFEDSMNQLISEIYPIADDDKRMRKMAGMSSSNIINEFDNQRKYYPVRREYNNYKIKSTNLNETIKSVLAELRFKII, from the coding sequence ATGCTGAAAATTATTATTGATGAAAATATTTTGTTTGCCGAAAAAGCTTTCAGCCATTTAGGAATCGTTGAAACTGTTCCCGGACGTTTTATTTCAAATCAACTTCTAAAAAATGCTGACATTCTTATTGTTCGATCTATCACTAAGGTTGATGAAGGCTTACTTAGAAATACTAATATAAAATTTACCGGTACTGCAACAATCGGAACAGATCATGTTGATTTGAATTATCTTAAAAAAAACAAAATTGCTTTTGCAGATGCACAGGGCTGTAATGCTTTTTCTGTTGCTGAATATGTTGTTGCTTCACTTTTTTATCTAAGTGTTAAATTTAATTTTAACCTTAAAGATAAATCAATCGGAATAGTTGGGGTAGGTAATGTTGGCAGCAAAGTCGCACATTTTTCAGAATCTCTTGGGATGAGAGTTTTCTTAAACGATCCGCCGCTTGAAAGAGGCGGAGATCCAAGAAAATTTGTTTCGCTAAATGAAATCCTTAAATGTGATATTATCACCCTTCATACTCCATTAAATCTTAGCGGTATTGATAGTACTTTGCATCTCATCAATAAAGATAAGCTTGACAAACTTAAAGAAAACACTATTCTTATTAATACTTCACGCGGAGCAGTAATAAACAACAATGATTTAATTGAAACCCTTAGAAATAAAAAAATAATTACTGTTCTTGATGTCTGGGAAAATGAACCGGAAGTAAACCTGGAATTATTAGATAGAGCGGATATTGCTACGCCACATATTGCAGGATATTCTTATGAAGGAAAGGCAAATGGAACAATCATGATCTATGACTCACTTTGTAAATTTCTGAATGTTGATAAACAATACGATTTTCAGCTCCCTGTACTACAGAATCCTGTTATCGAAATAAATTTTTCTACACGGTTTGAGGATTCCATGAATCAGCTTATATCTGAAATTTATCCGATAGCTGATGATGACAAAAGGATGAGAAAAATGGCAGGAATGAGTAGTTCAAATATTATAAATGAGTTTGATAATCAAAGGAAATACTATCCGGTAAGAAGAGAATATAATAACTATAAAATCAAAAGCACAAATCTGAATGAGACGATCAAATCAGTTTTAGCAGAATTAAGATTTAAGATTATTTAA
- the mgtE gene encoding magnesium transporter — protein sequence MLSRLLQPEIQSLIEERQLSILKEILLEWTPADIAELLIDLPEKDRVIIFRLLSKELAADTFEYMDFDTQMELLKLMGKEESAVILNEMDPDDRTWLFEELPASAAKQLLQLLSPDERKIAVQLLGYPENSVGRLMTPDYIAVKPSYSIQETLDYIREHGQNKETLNIVYVVDEKGKLIDDIKIKDFLLAPLNQTVSDLMTENFVALHVYDDQETAVEAFKKYDRVALPVVDRAGILIGIVTVDDVFDIAEEEATEDMHKQAAMEALDEPYSSIPLLEMIKKRAGWLAVLFLGEMFTASAMAFFEDEIAKAVILAMFVPLIISSGGNSGSQAATLVVRAMALGEVTIKDWFFVIRRELITGLTLGSILAVIGFLRIFVWQMASHIYGEHWFFVALTVSTSLVGVVMWGTITGSMLPFILKKFGFDPASSSAPFVATLVDVTGLVIYFSVAIFILSGRLL from the coding sequence ATGCTAAGCAGACTTTTACAACCTGAAATCCAGTCTCTGATAGAGGAGAGACAGCTTAGCATTCTTAAAGAAATTCTTTTAGAGTGGACTCCAGCCGATATTGCTGAACTTCTTATTGATCTTCCAGAAAAAGACCGGGTTATCATCTTTCGTTTGCTTTCTAAAGAACTTGCTGCTGATACATTTGAGTATATGGATTTTGATACTCAGATGGAATTGCTGAAGCTAATGGGTAAAGAAGAAAGCGCCGTTATCCTGAACGAAATGGATCCCGATGACCGTACCTGGTTGTTTGAGGAATTACCGGCATCTGCTGCCAAACAATTACTTCAGCTGCTTTCACCTGATGAAAGGAAAATTGCAGTACAACTGCTCGGATATCCGGAAAATTCAGTTGGAAGGCTGATGACGCCTGATTACATTGCCGTAAAACCTTCATACTCAATCCAGGAAACTTTAGACTACATACGCGAACACGGACAAAACAAAGAAACATTAAACATAGTTTATGTTGTTGATGAAAAAGGAAAGTTGATTGATGATATTAAGATAAAAGATTTTCTTCTTGCACCATTAAATCAAACAGTATCTGATTTGATGACAGAAAACTTTGTTGCATTACATGTTTATGATGATCAGGAAACTGCTGTTGAAGCATTTAAAAAATATGATAGAGTTGCTTTGCCTGTTGTAGATAGAGCCGGAATTCTGATAGGAATAGTAACTGTTGATGACGTATTTGACATAGCTGAAGAAGAAGCAACAGAAGATATGCACAAGCAGGCAGCTATGGAAGCTCTTGATGAACCTTACTCTTCGATTCCATTATTAGAGATGATAAAAAAACGTGCCGGCTGGCTGGCAGTTTTATTTCTGGGAGAAATGTTTACGGCTTCAGCAATGGCTTTCTTTGAAGACGAAATAGCTAAGGCAGTTATACTGGCAATGTTTGTTCCGCTGATAATTTCCAGCGGCGGTAACTCAGGTTCACAAGCGGCAACGCTTGTAGTACGTGCAATGGCACTTGGTGAAGTTACAATTAAAGACTGGTTTTTTGTTATCAGGCGCGAACTTATAACAGGACTGACATTGGGTTCTATATTAGCAGTTATTGGCTTTTTAAGGATTTTTGTCTGGCAAATGGCTTCGCATATTTATGGAGAGCATTGGTTCTTTGTTGCGCTTACTGTATCTACTTCTCTGGTTGGTGTTGTAATGTGGGGTACAATTACCGGCTCAATGCTTCCGTTTATATTAAAAAAATTTGGTTTTGACCCCGCATCATCTTCTGCACCGTTTGTTGCTACTCTTGTGGATGTTACAGGATTAGTAATTTATTTTTCAGTAGCAATTTTTATACTAAGCGGCAGACTTTTATAG
- the rfbA gene encoding glucose-1-phosphate thymidylyltransferase RfbA, producing the protein MSKKKITKGIILAGGSGSRLYPITKVYSKQLALIYDKPLIYYPLSILMLGGIKDVLIISNEETIPLYKQLFNSGNTIGMNIQYAVQPAPNGIAEAFIIGEEFIGDDNVCLVLGDNIFYGDLTFFYEAIEKNTGATIFGYQVTDPERYGIVEFDKQGKAISIEEKPLKPKSQYAVPGLYIYNSDVVNISKNLKPSARGELEISDVNRIYLEKGELYVEKIGRGIAWLDTGTPEALLQASNFFGVIEDRQGLKVACIEEIAFNKGFINKEQFRELTNSIPKSLYKDYLEKILKEG; encoded by the coding sequence GTGAGTAAGAAAAAAATAACAAAAGGAATAATCTTAGCCGGCGGCTCAGGTTCAAGATTATATCCGATAACAAAAGTTTACAGCAAACAATTAGCATTAATTTATGATAAGCCGCTTATCTATTATCCCCTTTCTATCCTGATGCTCGGAGGAATAAAAGATGTTTTAATTATTTCGAATGAAGAAACAATACCATTATATAAGCAGTTATTTAACAGCGGTAACACAATAGGAATGAACATACAATATGCAGTTCAACCAGCACCAAATGGAATTGCAGAAGCATTTATAATAGGAGAAGAATTTATTGGTGATGATAATGTTTGTTTGGTTCTTGGTGATAACATCTTTTACGGCGATTTGACTTTTTTTTATGAAGCAATAGAAAAAAACACCGGTGCTACAATTTTTGGTTATCAGGTAACAGATCCCGAAAGGTATGGGATAGTTGAGTTTGATAAACAAGGAAAGGCAATTTCAATTGAGGAGAAACCATTAAAACCTAAATCACAATATGCTGTACCCGGACTTTATATTTACAACAGTGATGTTGTAAATATTTCAAAAAATTTAAAACCTTCTGCTCGCGGTGAGCTGGAAATCTCCGATGTAAACCGAATATATCTTGAAAAAGGTGAGCTATACGTAGAAAAAATAGGCAGAGGAATTGCCTGGCTGGATACAGGAACGCCAGAAGCACTATTACAAGCATCAAACTTTTTTGGAGTAATTGAAGACAGACAAGGATTAAAAGTAGCTTGTATTGAGGAGATTGCTTTTAATAAAGGATTTATAAATAAAGAGCAGTTTAGAGAGTTAACTAATTCGATTCCTAAATCGTTATATAAAGATTATCTTGAAAAAATATTGAAAGAGGGATAA
- the rfbC gene encoding dTDP-4-dehydrorhamnose 3,5-epimerase codes for MEVIKTEFPGLFLIKPKVFGDIRGYFFESYNKDVYHKAGIDFHFVQDNISKSKKNTIRGLHYQIGNKAQGKLCQVISGKVLDVAVDIRFGSPTFGKYFASELTEENHTQLWIPPGFAHGFSVLSDEAIFSYKCTELYCKELERAILYNDQQLNIDWKVNAPLVSEKDLQAKLFKEINKDFIY; via the coding sequence TTGGAGGTTATAAAAACAGAGTTTCCCGGTTTATTTTTGATCAAACCTAAAGTATTTGGTGATATAAGAGGATACTTTTTTGAAAGCTACAATAAAGATGTCTATCATAAAGCTGGAATAGATTTCCATTTTGTTCAGGATAATATTTCTAAATCAAAAAAGAATACTATAAGGGGACTTCATTATCAGATTGGCAACAAAGCACAGGGTAAATTGTGTCAGGTAATCTCTGGCAAAGTGCTGGATGTTGCAGTAGATATACGATTTGGTTCACCTACATTTGGAAAATATTTTGCTTCAGAATTAACTGAAGAAAATCACACCCAACTCTGGATTCCGCCCGGATTTGCTCATGGCTTTTCTGTTTTATCAGACGAAGCAATTTTTTCATATAAATGTACTGAACTTTATTGTAAAGAACTCGAAAGAGCAATTTTATACAATGACCAGCAGCTGAACATTGATTGGAAAGTTAACGCTCCGCTTGTTTCTGAAAAGGATTTACAGGCAAAGTTATTCAAAGAAATCAATAAAGACTTCATCTATTAA
- a CDS encoding DegT/DnrJ/EryC1/StrS family aminotransferase: protein MQVPLLDLKLQYQSLKKELDEAIIKVAESQYFILGPEVTSMEKEFCSYLGCKHALGVSSGTDALLLALMAVDIKPGDEVIVPTYSFFATAGVVSRLFAVPVFVENDPVTFNIDPKDFERKITAKTKAVIPVHLYGQSAEMDEIMKIAKSHNLIVIEDAAQAIGTQYKDGRFVGTIGDIGCFSFFPSKNLGCYGDGGLITTNNDKLAKILTIKRVHGGEPKYYHKVIGGNFRIDALQAAVLRVKLPHLDKWSEKRRQNANRYTQLFKDAGLAEETGKTSFDSKNKVLLPKAVYDLASVKNYHIYNQYIIRIENRDAAREFLTKNEIGTEIYYPVPFHLQECFNELGYKKGDFPVSEFAADKSLALPIFPELSDDQLVYVVETLKKFFNK from the coding sequence ATGCAAGTTCCGTTGTTAGATCTTAAACTTCAATACCAGTCATTAAAAAAAGAGCTTGATGAAGCTATTATAAAAGTAGCTGAATCACAGTACTTTATTCTTGGACCTGAAGTAACAAGTATGGAAAAAGAATTTTGCAGCTATCTTGGCTGTAAACATGCACTTGGTGTTTCATCCGGTACTGATGCTCTTCTATTAGCTCTGATGGCTGTTGACATAAAACCCGGTGATGAAGTTATCGTACCAACATATTCATTCTTTGCAACTGCTGGAGTTGTTTCAAGATTATTTGCTGTTCCGGTTTTTGTTGAGAACGATCCTGTTACATTTAATATTGATCCAAAAGACTTTGAAAGAAAAATTACTGCAAAAACAAAGGCTGTAATCCCTGTTCATCTTTATGGTCAGAGTGCTGAGATGGATGAAATAATGAAGATTGCAAAATCTCATAATCTTATCGTTATTGAAGATGCTGCTCAGGCAATCGGCACACAATATAAAGATGGAAGATTTGTTGGAACAATAGGTGATATCGGATGCTTTTCATTTTTTCCCAGCAAGAATCTCGGCTGTTATGGTGATGGAGGCTTGATTACAACTAATAATGATAAGCTCGCAAAAATCCTTACTATTAAAAGAGTGCACGGCGGTGAACCTAAATATTATCACAAAGTAATCGGCGGTAATTTCAGAATTGATGCTTTACAGGCAGCAGTGTTGAGAGTTAAACTTCCACATTTGGATAAATGGTCTGAGAAAAGAAGACAGAATGCAAATCGCTATACACAATTATTTAAGGACGCCGGCCTGGCAGAAGAAACAGGAAAAACATCCTTCGATTCTAAAAATAAAGTGTTGCTGCCTAAAGCTGTTTATGATTTAGCAAGTGTGAAAAATTATCATATCTACAATCAATATATCATCAGGATTGAAAACAGAGATGCTGCGAGAGAATTCTTAACTAAAAATGAAATCGGAACAGAAATATATTATCCGGTTCCTTTTCATTTACAGGAATGTTTTAATGAGCTTGGTTATAAAAAAGGAGATTTTCCCGTATCAGAATTTGCGGCAGATAAATCCTTAGCTTTACCAATATTCCCTGAGTTAAGTGATGATCAACTTGTGTATGTAGTTGAAACTTTAAAAAAGTTTTTCAATAAGTAA
- a CDS encoding GDP-L-fucose synthase: protein MKNKKTYIAGHNGMVGSAIYKVLVSSGYKNIVTKDFSQLDLRNQSDVLKFFETEKPEVVIIAAAKVGGILANNTYRAEFIYDNLMIESNLIHSSYLNKVEKLVFLGSSCIYPKLAPQPLKEEYLLTDTLEFTNEPYAIAKIAGIKLCENYYRQYGCNFISAMPTNLYGPNDNFNLETSHVLPALIKKFHEAKVKNEKEVVIWGSGKPLREFLFVEDLAGAILFLMENVNSEDLYGKGITHLNIGTGKDISINDLAKMIAEIIGYKGSINHDTSKPDGTLRKLLDVSRINSLGWRYKTELQDGIDKTYNWFLSKFA from the coding sequence TTGAAAAATAAAAAGACTTACATTGCCGGTCATAATGGTATGGTTGGCTCAGCTATTTATAAAGTGTTGGTATCATCCGGTTATAAAAACATTGTTACCAAAGACTTCTCACAATTAGATTTAAGAAACCAATCAGATGTTTTAAAATTTTTCGAGACAGAAAAACCGGAAGTTGTTATTATTGCTGCAGCAAAGGTTGGTGGAATATTAGCTAACAATACTTATCGAGCAGAATTTATTTATGATAATCTGATGATAGAATCAAATCTTATTCATTCATCTTACTTAAATAAAGTTGAGAAACTTGTTTTTCTCGGAAGTTCGTGCATTTATCCAAAACTAGCTCCTCAGCCTTTGAAAGAAGAGTATTTGCTTACTGACACTCTTGAATTTACAAATGAGCCTTATGCAATTGCAAAAATAGCCGGAATTAAATTGTGTGAAAATTATTATCGTCAGTATGGATGTAATTTTATTTCTGCAATGCCGACTAATCTCTATGGACCAAACGATAATTTTAATCTTGAGACTTCACATGTTCTTCCGGCACTTATAAAAAAATTCCATGAAGCAAAAGTAAAAAATGAAAAGGAAGTTGTAATCTGGGGTTCAGGCAAGCCTCTTCGTGAATTTTTATTTGTAGAAGATCTTGCTGGTGCGATTTTGTTTTTAATGGAGAATGTAAACTCAGAAGATCTTTATGGAAAAGGAATCACTCATTTAAATATCGGAACCGGAAAAGATATTTCTATTAATGATCTTGCAAAAATGATAGCTGAGATTATTGGATATAAAGGCAGTATTAATCACGATACATCAAAACCGGATGGAACTCTTCGCAAGCTTCTGGATGTTTCGCGGATAAATTCACTAGGGTGGCGGTATAAGACTGAACTGCAAGATGGAATTGATAAGACTTATAACTGGTTTTTAAGTAAATTTGCTTAG
- the gmd gene encoding GDP-mannose 4,6-dehydratase: MKRALITGITGQDGSYLTEILLEKGYEVHGIIRRSSSFNTGRIDHLYNDPEILNKKLFLHYGDLVDTSNLNRLLEKIQPDEIYNLAAQSHVKVSFEVPDYTGQVDALGTLRFLDAIREVGLRTVKFYQASTSELYGKVQEIPQTEKTPFYPRSPYGVAKLYGFWIIVNYREAYDLFACNGILFNHESPRRGETFVTRKITRAASRIAAGMQQSISLGNLNAKRDWGYAPEYCEGMWRILQYKQAEDFVLATGQTNTVRKFVEHSFNHLGIELEWKGKGINEKGVISSVDFNKARALIDYRKNSKFYKYDFTTKLKKGKVVVTVDKNYYRPTEVDLLIGNPLKAKKLLGWKAKTKFEDLVKLMIKSDMDKVLKRGF, from the coding sequence ATGAAAAGAGCATTAATAACAGGAATAACAGGACAAGATGGAAGCTACTTAACAGAAATCCTTCTTGAAAAAGGATATGAAGTTCACGGAATTATCAGGAGAAGCAGCTCTTTTAATACCGGAAGAATAGATCATCTTTACAACGATCCTGAAATTCTTAATAAGAAATTGTTTCTTCATTACGGCGATCTTGTTGATACAAGCAATCTGAACAGATTACTTGAAAAAATTCAGCCTGATGAAATATATAATCTTGCTGCACAAAGTCATGTTAAAGTTTCGTTTGAAGTTCCTGATTACACCGGACAAGTGGATGCACTTGGCACGCTAAGATTCCTGGATGCAATAAGAGAAGTAGGATTAAGAACAGTAAAATTCTATCAGGCATCAACAAGTGAATTGTATGGTAAAGTTCAGGAAATTCCACAAACTGAAAAGACGCCTTTCTATCCTCGTTCACCGTATGGCGTTGCAAAGCTTTATGGTTTTTGGATAATTGTAAATTATCGCGAAGCTTACGATCTGTTTGCCTGTAACGGAATTTTGTTCAATCACGAGTCACCGAGAAGAGGTGAAACATTTGTAACCAGAAAAATTACTCGTGCTGCATCCAGAATTGCAGCCGGGATGCAGCAAAGTATTTCGCTTGGAAATCTTAATGCTAAAAGAGATTGGGGATATGCTCCTGAATATTGCGAAGGAATGTGGAGAATACTTCAGTATAAGCAAGCTGAGGATTTTGTTCTTGCAACCGGTCAAACTAATACCGTTAGAAAATTTGTTGAACATAGTTTTAATCACCTTGGAATTGAGTTGGAATGGAAGGGAAAAGGAATTAATGAAAAAGGTGTTATCAGCAGTGTAGATTTCAACAAAGCCAGAGCTTTGATTGATTACAGAAAAAACTCTAAGTTTTATAAATATGATTTTACCACAAAACTTAAGAAGGGCAAAGTTGTTGTTACGGTTGATAAAAATTATTACCGACCTACAGAAGTTGATTTGTTGATAGGCAATCCGTTAAAAGCAAAAAAATTACTTGGCTGGAAAGCAAAAACAAAGTTTGAAGATCTGGTAAAGCTGATGATAAAATCCGATATGGATAAAGTGTTAAAAAGAGGATTTTAG